A window of the Oncorhynchus keta strain PuntledgeMale-10-30-2019 chromosome 21, Oket_V2, whole genome shotgun sequence genome harbors these coding sequences:
- the LOC118399888 gene encoding microspherule protein 1-like: MPEAFTTSSSQPKLEVFQEMLSKHPSVFYPSRTPKSLLVHWQLLKQYYLLEDQSVQPLPKGNQVLNFSDAEQLVDDAKLKESRDEVLEHELMISDRHQKKEIRQLEQELPRWQVLVDSITGMNSPDFDNQTLAALRGRMGSREITLGRATKDKQIDVDLSLEGPAWKISRKQGIIKLKNNGDFFIANEGRRPIYIDGRPVLSGYKWKLNNNSVVEVCGWFWTT; this comes from the exons ATGCCTGAAGCCTTCACCACATCT AGCAGTCAGCCCAAGCTGGAGGTGTTCCAGGAGATGCTGAGTAAGCACCCCAGTGTGTTCTATCCCTCCCGCACTCCCAAGAGCTTGTTGGTGCACTGGCAGCTACTCAAACAGTACTATCTGCTGGAGGACCAGAGTG ttcaacctctccctaaagGAAACCAAGTTCTCAACTTCTCTGATGCTGAGCAGCTGGTGGATGATGCTAAGCTAAA GGAGAGCAGGGATGAGGTGCTGGAGCATG AGCTGATGATCTCTGACCGCCATCAGAAGAAGGAGATAAGACAGCTGGAACAGGAGCTACCACGCTGGCAGGTCTTGGTGGACAGCATCACAG GGATGAACTCTCCAGACTTTGACAACCAGACACTGGCAGCGCTGAGAGGCCGGATGGGGTCACGAGAG ATCACCCTGGGCAGAGCCACCAAGGACAAGCAGATCGATGTAGATCTGTCTCTGGAAGGACCTGCCTGGAAGATCTCCAGGAAACAAG GGATCATTAAACTAAAGAACAACGGAGACTTCTTCATAGCCAACGAAGGCCGCAGGCCCATCTACATAGACGGCAGACCAGTCTTGTCTGGCTACAAGTGGAAACTCAACAATAACTctgtggtggaggtgtgtggatGGTTCTGGACAACTTAA